The window CGCCCGCGACCGCCGTCCACAGGGCCTGCCCGAAGGGAGCGAGTACCCCGCGGGGCAACTCCGTCTCCAGCAGTGTCCGCAGGTCCGTTCCGCCGGCGGAGGCGACGGCGGCGAGGCCGTGTCCGGCGCTCTCCAGTGCGGCGAAACCGGCGCCGACGGCCGCGCCGAGCACCAGTCCGGCCCGCATCCCGCGGATGCCCGGCCGGCGGTGCAGCACGAAGACCAGCGCCCCGAGCTTGGCCGCCTCCTCGATCACGCCGACACCGAGGAACCGCCCGAGGGAGGGGTGCGCCAGGTGCCCCTCCGCCAGCGCGGCGCCGAGCACGCCCAGCGCGCCGCCGGCCAGGAAGCAGCCGAGGACCGCGCTCACGCCCAGGTCGCGGGCGTGCCGCTCGTACGCCCACAGCACGTAGGCGACCGGTACGGCGAAGCCGCCGAGCAGGATCAGCATCGGCAGCGTCGCGGTGCTCCGTGTCAGGTACGCCACGCAGGCGGCCGGCGCCCACAGGGCGAGGGCGCCGCACAGGGCGCGCCGCCACAGGCCCGCCCCGATGTGCGGGTACGGCGGTGGCGGCTGCTGCGGGCGGGGGATGCGGGCCCTGGGCCTGCCGGGCGGCGGGGAGTGGGTCACGTGCGTCCCCTCGGACTGCTGCTGGGCGATTTACCCGCACCTTAGGCAGGTGAGCCGGAAGTCGCAGTCCGGGGGATCTCGGCGGAACCGGGTCAGGCGCGGCCGAGCGAGGCGCCCACCAGCGGGTCCAGGTAGCGGACCAGGACGTCCTTGGTCTCCTGGACGTACGCCGCGCGCTCGGCGCCCTCGCGGCCGAGGACCAGCTCCAGGCCCGCCTTGTAGATGCCGAGGCAGACGTGGGCCGTGCGGGTGATGTCGGCCTGTGCGGTGCCGGGCATGAGGGAGGTGAGCAGCGCCTCGATGCGGCCGACCACGGTGGAGTGCAGCTGGTCGTGCGCCTCGGCCATCCGGCCCGGGATGTCGGGGCCGTGCATGAGGGCGAAGAACACGGGGTGGTCGGTGTTGAACGCCATGAACCGGTCGACGGCCGAACCGATCGCCTCCTCCAGCGGGGTGCCGGGAGGGACCGGTGCCAGTGCCTCGCCGTAGGCCTCCCGCATCTCGTGCATGAGCCGGTCGCCGAGCTCGATCGCGATCGCTTCCTTGTTCGGGAAGAACTGGTAGAGCGTGCCCGGTGAGACGCCGGCCTCCCGGGCGATGGCGTTGGTGCTCGCGGCCGTGTAGCCGGTGGTGCAGAAGACCTGGGCCGCGGCTTTGAGCAGCTGGGCGATACGGCGTTCGCCGCGGGCCTGGCGCCGCCGCGGCTGCTCCTTCTCCGAGGTGTCCGACACGCGTGATCCCCAGCTCTCCGAAGACGATTGACAAACGCGAGTGGTCGCTCGCATTCTTGAGAAACGCGAGCGACGTCTCGTGTTTGCCATTTTATGGCGATGGCTCCTCCGTGCCTCCGTCCTTGCAGGCACGGCTCCTGGTGAAGGGGACACCGCAGGATGACCGAAGTCAACAGCCCACCCCGGCCCGGCCGCTGGACCCGGCTCGTGACCGCACGGCCGCGCCTGTCGCTGCTGGTGGCCCTGCTGCTCACCGCCCTCGCCGTGGTGGCCGGCAGCGGTGTCGCCGACCGTCTCGGAAGCGGCGGCTGGGAGGACCCGGCGGCCGAGTCGACGTACGCGACCAAGGCGCTGGAGCGCGAGTTCCCCGGCTCCCAGCCGAACCTGCTGCTCCTGGTCGACGCCGGCCGCGCCTCGGTCGACGATCCCGCGGTGGCCGCCCGGGCCCGGGAGCTGACCGCCCGGCTGGCGGCGGAGAAGGGGGTCACGGGCGTCGGCTCCTACTGGCGGAGCGAGTCGCCCGCCCTGCGCGCCGAGGACGGCCACGAGGCGCTGATCGCCGCCCGCATCACCGGCGACGAGAGCGCGATGGGCAGGACCCTGGACCGCATCGCCCCCCACTACCGGGGCACGCACGGCCCGGTGCGGGTGAAGGTCGGCGGCATCGTCGCGGTCCGGCACGAGATGCAGAGCATCATCAAGGAGGACCTGACCCGCGCCGAGCTCATCGCGCTGCCCGTCACCCTGGTGCTGCTCGTCATGGTCTTCGGCAGCGCGGTCGCGGCCCTGCTGCCGCTGGGCATCGGCATCGTCGCGATCCTCGGGACGAACGCGGTCCTGCGCGGTCTGACCTCCTTCACCGACGTCTCGGTCTTCGCGCTGAACCTCACCACGGCCCTGGGCCTCGGCCTCGCCATCGACTACGCCCTGTTCATCGTCCGGCGGTACCGCGAGGAGCTGTCCACCGGCGCCGATCCGCTCACGGCGGTGGGCACGACCCTGCGCACGGCCGGCCGCACAGTGCTCTTCTCCGCGCTCACGGTCGCGGTGTCCCTGGCCGCCATGATGGTCTTCCCCCAGTACTTCCTGCGGTCCTTCGCCTACGCCGGTATCGCCGTGGTGCTCCTCGCGGCCGCGGCCGCACTGATCCTGCTCCCCGCCGCGCTCGTCCTGCTCGGACACCGGGTCAACTCCCTGGACCTGCGCCGCCTCTTCCGGCGCGGCCACGCGTCCGCGGCCGCCGACGGCACCGCCTGGGCCCGCGCCGCGTCTCTGGTCATGCGCCGCGCCCCGCTCTTCGCGCTCGGCACGACCGCCCTGCTCGTCCTCCTCGGACTGCCCTTCACCGGTGTGAAGTTCGGCACCGCCGACGACCGTCAGCTCCCGTCGACCGCCGAGTCCCACGTCGTGCAGCAGCACATCCGTGAGGGCTTCCCGGGCAGCCCCGGCGGCGGCCTGGAGATTCTCGCCCAGGGCAAGGGCACCGAGGCCCAGTACGCCTCTTACCGGCAGCGGGTGGCCGCCCTGCCCGAGGTCGCCCGTGTCGACGGTCCCCTGGTCCGGGGCGACGCGGCCTACTTCACGGTCCAGCCGAAGGGCGAGGCGGTCGACGAACCGGCCCAGCGCCTGGTGGGCGACCTGCGCTCGCTGCGGGCCCCCTTCGACACCCGGATCACCGGCACGGCCGCCGTGCTGGTCGACACCAAGCACGCGATATCCGAGCGTCTGCCGTGGGCGGCCCTGTTCATCGCCGTGGTCACCCTGCTGCTGGTCTTCATGCTCACCGGCAGCGTGCTGATACCCCTGCAGGCCGTGGTGCTCAACGCGCTCAGCCTGACGGCGATGTTCGGCGCGGTGGTGTGGGTCTTCCAGGACGGCCACCTCTCCGGCGCGCTCGGCTTCACCAGCCCCGGCTCCATCGAGACGACCCTGCCCGTCCTGATGTTCTGCGTGGCCTTCGGCCTCTCCATGGACTACGGCGTGTTCCTGCTCTCCCGCATCAAGGAGGAGTACGACCGCACGGGCGACCACGACGAAGCCGTGCGCCACGGCCTCCAGCGCACCGGCGGGCTGATCACCGCCGCCGCGGTCATCCTCGCGGTGGTGATGGTCGCCATCGGCACCTCGCGGGTGACCAACACCAAGATGCTCGGCCTCGGCATCGCGCTCGCCGTGCTGATGGACGCGATGGTGGTGCGCAGCCTGCTCGTCCCGGCCATCATGCGGCTCACCGGCCGCGCCACCTGGTGGGCTCCGGCCCCGCTGCGCCGCTTCCACCAGCGGTTCGGCCTCAGCGAGGGCGAACCGGCCGCCGTGGCAGAGGAGAAGGAGCCCGTACCGGTGTGAGCCCCGGCGGGGGCCGGTCCCGCCCGGCCTCCGCGGGCCGGGCACAGTGGACTCGTCCGGTGACCGGGGAAGGGTGAGGCACATGCGAGCGGTGGTCTTCGAGCGGTACGGCGAGCCGGCCGAGGTGCGGGAGGTCCCCGATCCCGAGCCCGCCGGGCACGGGGTGGTGGTGCGGGTCGAGGCGACGGGGCTGTGCCGCAGCGACTGGCACGGCTGGATGGGCCACGACTCCGACATCACCCTGCCGCACGTGCCCGGGCACGAACTGGCCGGTGTCGTCGAGGCGGTGGGCGCGCGGGTCACCGGATGGCGGCCGGGCGACCGGGTGACCGTGCCCTTCGTGTGCGCCTGCGGCACCTGCCCGTCCTGCGCGGCGGGCGACCAGCAGGTGTGCGAGCGCCAGACGCAGCCGGGCTTCCACCACTGGGGCTCGTTCGCGCAGTACGTGGCCCTCGACCACGCCGACGTCAACCTCGTCGCCGTCCCCGACGACATGGCCCACGCGACCGCGGCCGGCCTCGGCTGCCGCTTCGCCACCGCCTTCCGTGGCGTGGTGCAGCAGGGCCGGGTGGCCGCGGGGGAGTGGGTCGCGGTGCACGGCTGCGGCGGGGTCGGCCTGTCGGCGGTGATGATCGCGGCCGCCTCCGGAGCCCGGGTGATCGCCGTCGACGTCTCCCCGGCAGCGCTCGGCCTGGCACGGAAGTTCGGCGCCGCCGAGTGCCTGGACGCCACCGGTGTGCCCGACACGGCCGCCGCGATCCGCGAGCTGACCGGCGGCGGCGCCCACCTCTCCCTCGACGCCCTCGGCTCGCCCGCCACCTGCGCGGCTTCCGTGAACGGCCTGCGCCGCCGCGGCCGGCACGTCCAGGTCGGCCTGCTGCCCTCCGCCGACGGCACGACCCCGGTGCCGATGGCCCGCGCCATCGCCCTGGAACTCGAACTCCTCGGCAGCCACGGCATGGCCGCGCACACCTACCCCGCCATGCTCCGTCTGGTCCGCTCGGGCGCCCTGCGCCCCGACCTCCTCGTGACCTCCACCATCCCCCTCGACGCGGCCCCGGCGGCGCTCGCGGCGATGGGCACGGCGGCGGGGGCGGGGGTCACGGTCATCGAGCCGTGGCGCCGGGCCTGAGCCCGGCGCCGCACGGCAGTGGCCGCCCGGCACGGACGCCGGGCCGTCGATCAGTCCACTCTTCGGCCCCGGTTGCCGGGACGGGAGGCGACCCAGGCCCGGACGGTGTCGGCGTACCAGTAGGGCTTGCCGCCCTCCACATGGTCGGGCGGCGGCAGCAGCCCGTGCTTGCGATAGGACCGCACGGTGTCCGGCTGCACCTTGATGTGCGCCGCGATCTCCTTGTAGGACCAGAGCCTTCGGTCGGTCATGAGTTGCACCTCCCTGCGCGCGCCGCGGCGGCGACCGAGGACGGCCGTCGGGGGAGCCGGGCGCTGCGCTGGCGATCACCAAGCCTGTGCCCGGTGAACGACGCAGAGTGACCGGTGGGCAGTGCCTGTCGACCGGGTGTGACCGAGCACCCGCGTACACGCGACATGTGTGACACAAGGGGGGTGTTTGTGACAGAGCTGGGGCAGAGACTTCCGTCCGCACGGCGGCGTGGCGCGTCGACCCGGGGGCCGGCGCGTGCTCACCGCGCGGGCGTCCCCGGATTCCGCACGGGCGCGGGCGTTCCCGGATTCCGCACGGGCGCGGGCTCCTAGGCCCCGCACGAGCGCAGGAACGCCCGGGTCCGCCGGGCGATCGGCAGCGGCCGGTCCGGCTCGCAGGGGTACATGTCCTGCTCGACGATCGCGAAGAGCTCCACGCCGAGCCGCTGCGCCGCCTCCAGCACCGGTCCCAGTTCAGGTGTACCGGACGGGGGCTCGCACATCACGCCCTGGGCCACCGCCGGGCCGAACGGCGTGCCCTTGGCCCGCACGTCGGCCAGGACCTCCGGGTCCACCTGCTTGAGGTGCAGATAGCCGATCCGCTCGCCGTAGGTCTCGATCAGCTTGACGCTGTCCCCGCCGCAGTAGGCGTAGTGCCCGGTGTCCAGGCACAGCGACACCAGGCCGGAGTCGGTGCCGTCGAGGAAGCGGGTGACGTTCTCCTCGCTGTCGATGTGGGTGTCGGCGTGCGGGTGGACGACGATCGTGAGGCCGTACCGCTCGCGCACCTCCCGGCCGAGCCGCTCGGTCAGCGAGGTGAGGTTCCGCCACTGGCCGGCCGTCAGTTCGGCGGGCTCCAGAACCTGCCCCGTCCGGTCGTCGCGCCAGAAGGACGGGATGACGACCAGGTGCCGCGCACCCATCGCCCGGGTGAGGTCCGCGATCCCGGAGACGTGGGACCAGGTCTCCTCCCACACCTCCTCGCCGTGGTGCAGGCCGGTGAAGACCGTGCCGGCCGACACCTTCAGGCCGCGCCGGCCGGTCTCCTCGGCGAGCACCCCGGGGTCGGTGGGCAGGTAGCCGTAGGGACCCAGCTCGATCCACTCGTAGCCGGCGGCGGCGACCTCGTCCAGGAAGCGCTGCCAGGGCACCTGCCGGGGGTCGTCGGGGAACCAGACGCCCCAGGAATCGGGCGCCGATCCGATGCGGATGCGGGACAGTGAGGAGGGCGACAGCGACGTCATGGCCGCCAGCGTGCGGGCGGGGCCAGGGGGTGTCAAGGGCTGGTCCGAATGTCTGGACAAAACATTGACAGGGTCCGGCGTGCGGGACTACAAAGCCGGGGAGAGCCGTGACGAAGGGAAGCCGATGGCCTACGACCTGATCACCATGGGGCGGATCGGAGTGGACCTCTACCCACTGCAGACCGGTGTCCCGCTCGCCCAGGTGTCGTCCTTCGGCAAGTTCCTCGGCGGGTCGGCGACGAACGTCGCGGTCGCCGCCGCCCGGCTCGGCAGACGCACCGCCGTGATCACCCGTACGGGGGACGACCCGTTCGGCGTCTATCTGCACGAGGCGCTGCGCGGCTTCGGCGTCGACGATCGCTGGGTGACCCCCGTGCCCGGGCTCCCGACCCCGGTCACCTTCTGCGAGGTCTTCCCCCCGGACCACTTCCCGCTCTACTTCTACCGCCGGCCGAAGGCCCCCGACCTGGAGATCGACGCCGCCGAACTGGACCTGGACGCCGTCCGCGACGCCCGGATCTTCTGGGTCACCGGCACCGGCCTGAGCGAGGAGCCCAGCCGCACGGCGACCCTCGCCGCCCTCGCCCACCGGGCGAAGTCCGGCACGACGGTCTTCGACCTGGACTGGCGCCCCATGTTCTGGACCGACCCGGACGCCGCCCGCCCCTTCTACGCCGAGGCGCTGCGCCACACCACGGTCGCCGTCGGCAACCTGGACGAGGTCGAGGTCGCGACGGGGGTGCGCGAACCGCACGCCGCCGCCCGCGCCCTGCTCGACGCCGGTGTCGAGCTGGCCGTCGTCAAACAGGGACCCAAGGGAGTGCTCGCCGTCGACCGCGCGGGCGAGTTGGCGGAGGTCCCGCCGCTGCCGGTCGAGGTGCTCAACGGCCTCGGCGCCGGGGACGCCTTCGGCGGCTCCCTCTGCCACGGCCTGCTGGCGGGCTGGGACCTGGAGACGGTCATGCGGTACGCCAACGCGGCCGGCGCCATCGTCGCCTCCCGCCTGGAGTGCTCCTCCGCGATGCCGACCCCGGACGAGGTGGCCGCCGCGCTCGACGCCGGAGCGGTGCTGTGAGGGCCGGCCGCGTGGCGGGCACGTGGACCCACGGCGGCGACGGGGCCGCCCGGCGCCCCCTGGTGGACGTGGCCGAGCTGGTCCGCATCCGCACCCGCCACCCCGAGGCGATCGAGGAGGCCGCCGCCCGCCGGGCCCGGCGCCCGCTGCTCGGCGAGAGCGGCCGGCTGATGATCGTCGCCGCCGACCACCCCGCCCGCGGCGCGCTCGGCGTCGGCGACCGCGGGCTCGCCATGGCCAACCGCGCCGACCTGCTCGAACGCCTGTGCCTCGCGTTGTCCCGGCCCGGTGTGGACGGCGTCCTCGCCACCGCCGACATCCTCGACGACCTGCTCCTGCTCGGCGCCCTCGACCACAAGGTCGTCATGGGCTCCATGAACCGCGGCGGCCTCCAGGGCGCGAGCTTCGAGCTGGACGACCGCTTCACCGGCCACCGGCCCGAGGACATCAGCCGTCTCGGCTTCGACGCCGGCAAGCTGCTGCTGCGCGTCGACTACGCCGACCCGGGCTCCCTGACCACGCTGGAGTCCACCGCCCGGGCCATCGACGCCATGGCGGCACACCGGCTGCCGGTCTTCGTGGAGCCGTTCATCAGCCGCCGCACCCCGGAGGGGAAGCTGCGCAACGACCTGTCGGCCGAGGCGGTCACCCGGTCCATCGCCATCGCCTCCGGCCTCGGCGGCTCCTCCGCCTACACCTGGCTGAAGGTGCCGGTCACCGAGAACCCCGACGACATGGCCCGGGTCATGGAGACGTCCACGCTGCCGGCCGTGCTGCTCGGCGGCGACATCGGCGACTCCCCGGAGGACCAGGTGGCGGCCTACGAGAAGTGGCGCGGTGCGCTCCGACTGCCCACCGTGCGCGGCCTGGTGGTCGGCCGCTCGCTGCTGTACCCGGCGGACGGCGACGTGGCCGCCGCCGTGGACACCGCCGTAGGACTGCTGTGAGGACCGCATGACCAGCACCGACCTGCATCTGCCCCGGGGTGCCACCGCGAACGCCCGGTACGCCGTCGACATCGGCCCCGAGTCGGCCGGCTGGGCGTACAGCAGCCTGCGCGTCGTCGAGTTGGCGCCGGGCGGCCGTCATACGTTCCCCACCGGCGACAGTGAATGGATCGTGCTTCCGCTGGAAGGCGGATGTACCGTACAAATTGAGACTGCGTCAACCGAGCAGTGCGAGTTTCAACTCCTGGGCCGGGACACTGTGTTCGCGTCGGTCTCCGACTTCGCGTACGCACCCCGGGACGCCCGGGTCCAGATCGCCTCCGGCGCGGGAGGCCGCTTCGCCCTGGCAGGAGCGAAGTGCGAGCGACGACTCCCCGCCCGCTACGGCCCCGCGCCGGAGGTCCCCGTCGAGGAACGCGGCAGCGGCACCTGCGCCCGCCGGGTGCGCAACTTCGCCTCCGCGGACTCCTTCGACTGCGACCGGCTGATCGCCGTCGAGGTGATCACCCCCGGTGGCAACTGGTCCTCGTACCCGCCGCACAAGCACGACGAGCACCGGCCGGGCGAGGAGTCCGAGCTGGAGGAGATCTACTACTTCGAGATCGAGGGTCCGAACGGTCTGGGGTACCAGCGCGTATTCCCCTCGCGCGAGGGCGGCAGCGACGTCCTCGCCGAGGTCCGCTCCGGTGACGCCGTCCTCGTCCCCGACGGATGGCACGGCCCGTCGATCGCCCAGCCCGGCCACGCCATGTACTACCTGAACGTCATGGCCGGACCCGGCGCGACGCGGGAGTGGCGGATCTGCTTCCACCCCGACCACGTAGAGAGCACAGGGGGGTACCGATGACCACCTCGACGACGAGGCTCACGGTCGCGCAGGCACTCGTCCGCTTCCTCGCCGCCCAGTACACCGAACGGGACGGCGAACGGCGGCGGCTGATCGGCGCCACCTGGGGCATCTTCGGCCACGGCAACGTCGCCGGGCTCGGCCAGGCGCTGATCGAGTACGCCGGCGTCATGCCCTACCATCAGGGCCGCAACGAGCAGTCCATGGTGCACGCGGCGGTCGGCTACGCCCGCCAGTCGGGCCGGCTGTCCACGCACGCGGTCACGACGTCGATCGGCCCCGGCGCGACGAACCTCGTCACCGGCGCCGCCCTCGCGACCGTCAACCACCTCCCGGTCCTGCTGCTGCCCGGGGACGTCTTCGCCACCCGCCCCGCCGACCCCGTCCTGCAGCAGCTGGAGGTGCCGTACGCGGGCGACGTCTCCGTCAACGACACCTTGCGTCCGGTGTCGAGGTACTTCGACCGCGTCACCCGCCCCGAGCAGCTGATCCCCAGCGCGCTGCAGGCCGTACGGGTCCTCACCGACCCCGTGGAGACCGGCGCGGTCACCCTCGCCCTGCCGCAGGACGTGCAGGCGGAGGCGTACGACTGGCCGGAGGAGTTCTTCGCCGAGCGGGTGTGGACCGTCCGCCGGCCGGGTGCCGACCCGACCGAACTGGCGGAGGCGGTCCGCGCGGTCCGGGCCGCCCGCAGGCCCCTCGTCGTCGCCGGCGGCGGGGTCCACCACAGCCGTGCCGAGGCGGCCCTCGCCGAGTTCGCCGCGGCCACCCGGATACCGGTCGCCTCCACCCAGGCCGGCAAGGGCGCCCTGCGCCACGACCACCCGCAGGACGTCGGCGGCATCGGCCACACCGGCACGGCGACCGCCGACGAGCTGGCCCGTACGGCGGACCTGGTCATCGGGATCGGCACCCGGTACACGGACTTCACCACCGCGTCCGGCACCCTCTTCGAGAACCCGGACGTCCGCTTCCTGAATCTCAACATCGCGCCCTTCGACGGCCACAAGCTGGCCGGACTCCCACTGGTCGCGGACGCCCGCAGCGGCCTGGGCGAGCTGACCGAGGCACTCGTGATGCACGGGCACCGGGTCGCCGGCTCCTACGTCACCGAGTACACCGAGGACAAGGAGCGCTGGGAGCAGCGGGTCGACGCCTGCTTCGAGGCGGACGAACCCGACGTACGGCCGACCCAGCCGCAGGTCATCGGCGCCCTCGACGCGCTGGTCGACGAGTCCGACATCATCATCAACGCGGCCGGCTCCCTCCCCGGCGACCTGCACAAGCTGTGGCGGGCCCGGTCGTCCGACCAGTACCACCTGGAGTACGGCTACTCCTGCATGGGCTACGAGATCCCGGCCGCGATCGGCGTAAAGCTGGCCGCCCCCGAGCGGAACGTGTGGGCGCTGGTCGGCGACGGCACGTACCTGATGATGCCGACGGAGATCGTGACCGCCGTGCAGGAGGGGATCGCGATCAAGGTACTGCTCCTGCAGAACCACGGGTACGCGTCCATCGGCGGCCTGTCGGAGGCGGTGGGCGGCGAGCGGTTCGGCACGGCCTACCGGTTCCCGACCGACGAGGGCACCCTGACGGGCGCCCCGCTCCCCGTCGACCTCGCCGCCAACGCGGCCAGCCTGGGCATGCGGGTGCTGCGCGCGAGGACCGTGGGCGATCTGCGCGAGGCGCTCGCCGAGGCGCGGGCCGCCGACACTCCCACATGTGTCTACGTGGAGACCAAAACGTCCGACACTGTGTCGGGCGCGCCTCCGGCGCAGGCCTGGTGGGATGTTCCTGTGGCCGAGACCGCGACCCGACCGTCGGCGGTCAAGGCACGAGAGCTGTACGAACGGCACGTCTCGACCCGACGCCGCCATCTGTAATAAGGAGTCTCTGGGCATGACGAAGATCGTCAACCACTGGATCGGCGGGAAGACCGCCGAAGGCGCGTCGGGTGCGTACGGGCCGGTCACGGACCCGGCGACCGGCGCGGTCACCACCAAGGTCGCGTTCGCATCGGTCGAGGAGGTGGACGCGGCCGTCGCGGCGGCCAAGGACGCCTTCGCGACATGGGGCCAGTCCTCGCTGGCCCAGCGCACCACGATCCTGTTCAGGTTCCGCGCGCTGCTCGACGCCCACCGCGACGAGATCGCCGAGCTGATCACCGCCGAGCACGGCAAGGTGCACTCCGACGCGCTCGGCGAGGTCGCGCGCGGCCTGGAGATCGTCGACCTGGCCTGCGGCATCAACGTCCAGCTGAAGGGCGAGCTGTCCACGCAGGTCGCCAGCCGCGTGGACGTGGCGTCCATCCGCCAGCCGCTCGGTGTCGTCGCCGGCATCACGCCGTTCAACTTCCCGGCGATGGTTCCGATGTGGATGTTCCCGATCGCCATCGCGACCGGCAACACCTTCGTGCTCAAGCCGTCGGAGAAGGACCCGTCGGCCGCGATCAGGATCGCCGAGCTGCTGTCCGAGGCCGGTCTGCCCGACGGCGTCTTCAACGTCGTCCACGGCGACAAGGTGGCCGTGGACCGGCTGCTGGAGCATCCGGACGTCAAGGCCGTCTCCTTCGTCGGCTCGACCCCGATCGCCCGCTACATCCACACCACCGCCTCCGCCAACGGCAAGCGCGTGCAGGCCCTGGGCGGCGCCAAGAACCACATGCTGGTCCTGCCGGACGCCGACCTGGACGCGGCGGCCGACGCGGCGGTCTCGGCGGCGTACGGCTCGGCCGGCGAGCGCTGCATGGCCATCTCCGCGGTCGTGGCCGTGGGCGGCATCGGCGACACGCTGGTGGACAAGATCCGCGAGCGCGCCGAGAAGATCAAGATCGGCCCGGGCAACGACCCGACCTCCGAGATGGGCCCGCTGATCACCAAGGCGCACCGCGACAAGGTGGCCTCCTACGTGGAGGGCGCCGCCGCCGAGGGCGCCGAGGTGGTCCTGGACGGCACCGGCTACACCGTGGACGGCTTCGAGGACGGCCACTGGATCGGCATCTCGCTGCTCGACAAGGTGCCCACGAGCGCCAAGGCGTACCGGGACGAGATCTTCGGCCCGGTGCTGTGCGTGCTGCGCGCCGAGACCTACGAGGAGGGCGTGGCGCTCATCAACGCCTCGCCGTTCGGCAACGGCACCGCGATCTTCACCCGGGACGGCGGCGCCGCCCGCCGCTTCCAGATGGAGATCGAGGCGGGCATGGTCGGCGTGAACGTGCCGATCCCGGTGCCGGTGGGCTACCACTCCTTCGGTGGCTGGAAGGACTCGCTCTTCGGCGACCACCACATCTACGGCAACGACGGCACGCACTTCTACACCCGCGGCAAGGTCGTCACCACGCGCTGGCCCGACCCGGCCGACGCCCCGGCAGGCGTGGACCTGGGCTTCCCGCGCAACCACTGAGTGCCGCCCGGAGGTCGCCTCCGGTCCCCGTCAGGCCGTCCGGATTCCGGACGGCCTGACTTTTTTTTGACGCCTCGGCTGCGATTCTCGTTAGTGCTGGACGAAACGGGTGGCGAAGGGGTGAACGGAAAATGACCTTCGAAAGCAAGGTCACGCACGCCTGAGTCTTGATGGATGCGCCTATTGGGCGTAACGGCCTGTGAAAGTGATGCAGAGGAGATCGTTCCACAACTGCGGATTTCGAAGGTAAACAGCCATTGACGCAGTGGTTTTCGTCGGGGTTCCCTATGGCAGCACCGGGAGCGGACGAGACGAACGTACGACGATCCGCCGGAGGCGATAGCGCTCCCGAACCCACCCCCAGTCGCACGAGTCGATCGGATTCCGCCGCATGACCGACACGCTCCGCCCTGTCGAGGC of the Streptomyces sp. 1222.5 genome contains:
- the iolB gene encoding 5-deoxy-glucuronate isomerase: MTSTDLHLPRGATANARYAVDIGPESAGWAYSSLRVVELAPGGRHTFPTGDSEWIVLPLEGGCTVQIETASTEQCEFQLLGRDTVFASVSDFAYAPRDARVQIASGAGGRFALAGAKCERRLPARYGPAPEVPVEERGSGTCARRVRNFASADSFDCDRLIAVEVITPGGNWSSYPPHKHDEHRPGEESELEEIYYFEIEGPNGLGYQRVFPSREGGSDVLAEVRSGDAVLVPDGWHGPSIAQPGHAMYYLNVMAGPGATREWRICFHPDHVESTGGYR
- the iolD gene encoding 3D-(3,5/4)-trihydroxycyclohexane-1,2-dione acylhydrolase (decyclizing): MTTSTTRLTVAQALVRFLAAQYTERDGERRRLIGATWGIFGHGNVAGLGQALIEYAGVMPYHQGRNEQSMVHAAVGYARQSGRLSTHAVTTSIGPGATNLVTGAALATVNHLPVLLLPGDVFATRPADPVLQQLEVPYAGDVSVNDTLRPVSRYFDRVTRPEQLIPSALQAVRVLTDPVETGAVTLALPQDVQAEAYDWPEEFFAERVWTVRRPGADPTELAEAVRAVRAARRPLVVAGGGVHHSRAEAALAEFAAATRIPVASTQAGKGALRHDHPQDVGGIGHTGTATADELARTADLVIGIGTRYTDFTTASGTLFENPDVRFLNLNIAPFDGHKLAGLPLVADARSGLGELTEALVMHGHRVAGSYVTEYTEDKERWEQRVDACFEADEPDVRPTQPQVIGALDALVDESDIIINAAGSLPGDLHKLWRARSSDQYHLEYGYSCMGYEIPAAIGVKLAAPERNVWALVGDGTYLMMPTEIVTAVQEGIAIKVLLLQNHGYASIGGLSEAVGGERFGTAYRFPTDEGTLTGAPLPVDLAANAASLGMRVLRARTVGDLREALAEARAADTPTCVYVETKTSDTVSGAPPAQAWWDVPVAETATRPSAVKARELYERHVSTRRRHL
- the mmsA gene encoding CoA-acylating methylmalonate-semialdehyde dehydrogenase, with the translated sequence MTKIVNHWIGGKTAEGASGAYGPVTDPATGAVTTKVAFASVEEVDAAVAAAKDAFATWGQSSLAQRTTILFRFRALLDAHRDEIAELITAEHGKVHSDALGEVARGLEIVDLACGINVQLKGELSTQVASRVDVASIRQPLGVVAGITPFNFPAMVPMWMFPIAIATGNTFVLKPSEKDPSAAIRIAELLSEAGLPDGVFNVVHGDKVAVDRLLEHPDVKAVSFVGSTPIARYIHTTASANGKRVQALGGAKNHMLVLPDADLDAAADAAVSAAYGSAGERCMAISAVVAVGGIGDTLVDKIRERAEKIKIGPGNDPTSEMGPLITKAHRDKVASYVEGAAAEGAEVVLDGTGYTVDGFEDGHWIGISLLDKVPTSAKAYRDEIFGPVLCVLRAETYEEGVALINASPFGNGTAIFTRDGGAARRFQMEIEAGMVGVNVPIPVPVGYHSFGGWKDSLFGDHHIYGNDGTHFYTRGKVVTTRWPDPADAPAGVDLGFPRNH